From a region of the Burkholderia lata genome:
- a CDS encoding cytochrome ubiquinol oxidase subunit I — MDTALSALDLARLQFAFTVSFHIVFPALSIGLASFIAVLEYRWLKTGKQYYKTLCLFWSKIFAVAFGMGVVSGVVMSYQFGTNWSGFSSFAGAVTGPLLMYEVMTAFFLEAGFLGIMLFGWNRVSPRAHFGATLMVAIGTLISTFWILASNSWMQTPQGFEIVDGRVVPTDWFAIIFNPSFPYRLFHMAIAAFIVAALVVAATGAWHLLKGRRDKSVKKMFSMALWLLLVLAPLQAVIGDQHGINTLKHQPAKIAAIEGLWETEKGGTPLNLFGIPDMKAETTRYAVKVPHLGSLILTHSWDGEIRGLKEFPPEDRPNSTVVFWSFRIMVGLGFAMIGLAALAWLLRRRGRLYESKWFQRFALVMGPTGFVSLLAGWVTTEAGRQPWVVYGVMRTAQAVSPLSVQQVSLSMMTFVIVYFLVFGTGVYYMLKLMKAGPALPDVKHDDTPDTRPDHTARRPMSAVDEPLETV; from the coding sequence ATGGACACCGCTCTTTCGGCCCTCGATCTGGCCCGCCTGCAATTCGCGTTCACCGTCTCCTTTCACATCGTCTTCCCGGCGCTGAGCATCGGCCTCGCCAGCTTCATCGCCGTGCTCGAATATCGCTGGCTGAAAACCGGCAAGCAGTACTACAAAACCCTCTGCCTGTTCTGGTCGAAGATCTTCGCGGTCGCGTTCGGGATGGGCGTCGTCTCCGGCGTCGTGATGAGCTACCAGTTCGGCACGAACTGGTCGGGCTTCTCGAGCTTCGCGGGCGCCGTCACCGGGCCGCTGCTGATGTACGAGGTCATGACCGCGTTCTTCCTCGAGGCCGGCTTCCTCGGCATCATGCTGTTCGGCTGGAACCGCGTGAGCCCGCGCGCGCACTTCGGTGCGACGCTGATGGTCGCGATCGGGACGCTGATCTCGACGTTCTGGATCCTCGCATCGAACAGCTGGATGCAGACGCCGCAGGGCTTCGAGATCGTCGACGGCCGCGTCGTGCCGACCGACTGGTTCGCGATCATCTTCAACCCGTCGTTCCCGTATCGCCTGTTCCACATGGCAATCGCCGCGTTCATCGTCGCCGCGCTGGTGGTGGCCGCAACGGGCGCCTGGCACCTGCTGAAGGGCCGCCGCGACAAGAGCGTGAAGAAGATGTTCTCGATGGCGCTGTGGCTGCTGCTCGTGCTCGCACCGCTGCAGGCCGTGATCGGCGACCAGCACGGCATCAACACGCTGAAGCACCAGCCCGCGAAGATCGCCGCGATCGAAGGGCTGTGGGAAACCGAGAAGGGCGGCACGCCGCTCAACCTGTTCGGCATTCCGGACATGAAGGCGGAAACGACCCGCTACGCGGTGAAGGTGCCGCACCTCGGCAGCCTGATCCTCACGCACAGCTGGGACGGCGAGATCCGCGGCCTGAAGGAATTCCCGCCGGAAGACCGCCCGAATTCGACCGTCGTGTTCTGGAGCTTCCGGATCATGGTCGGCCTCGGCTTCGCGATGATCGGCCTCGCCGCGCTCGCGTGGCTCCTGCGCCGCCGCGGCCGCCTGTATGAATCGAAGTGGTTCCAGCGCTTCGCGCTCGTGATGGGCCCGACCGGCTTCGTGTCGCTGCTCGCGGGCTGGGTGACGACCGAAGCAGGCCGCCAACCGTGGGTCGTGTATGGCGTGATGCGCACCGCGCAAGCCGTGTCGCCGCTGTCGGTGCAGCAGGTCAGCCTGTCGATGATGACGTTCGTGATCGTGTACTTCCTCGTGTTCGGCACCGGCGTGTACTACATGCTGAAGCTGATGAAGGCCGGCCCCGCGCTGCCCGACGTGAAGCACGACGACACCCCCGACACGCGCCCCGATCACACCGCGCGGCGCCCGATGTCGGCCGTCGACGAGCCGCTCGAGACCGTCTGA
- the cydB gene encoding cytochrome d ubiquinol oxidase subunit II has protein sequence MDVTVIWAAIIALGLFMYVVLDGFDLGIGIVFPFFPDEKERDLMMNTVAPVWDGNETWLVLGGAGLFAVFPIVYSTVLSALYLPLIFMLVCLIFRGVSFEIRAKARRTKQLWDLAFIGGSAGATLFQGIALGAFLQGINVKDGVFAGDAFDWLTPFSLLTGLGLIVTYALLGCCWLVAKTEGDLQRRLHRVVWPLTVVLLGFIAVISLWTPLQDPAIAQRWFDSGLFWRLLPVPFLVAGCAVWMRRAVRARHDMTPFVLALALVLLGYVGLLVTLFPYAIPQTMTIWEAAAPRSSQTFTLVGAAVILPIIIAYTTMGYWVFRGKVRHEDQHYYHH, from the coding sequence ATGGACGTCACCGTAATCTGGGCCGCGATCATCGCATTGGGGCTCTTCATGTACGTCGTGCTCGACGGCTTCGACCTCGGCATCGGCATCGTCTTCCCGTTCTTCCCGGACGAGAAGGAACGCGACCTGATGATGAACACGGTCGCCCCCGTGTGGGACGGCAACGAGACGTGGCTCGTGCTCGGCGGCGCCGGGCTGTTCGCAGTGTTCCCGATCGTCTATTCGACCGTGCTGTCGGCGCTGTACCTGCCGCTGATCTTCATGCTGGTGTGCCTGATCTTCCGCGGCGTGTCGTTCGAGATCCGCGCGAAGGCGCGGCGCACGAAGCAGCTGTGGGATCTCGCGTTCATCGGCGGCTCGGCCGGCGCGACGCTGTTCCAGGGGATCGCGCTCGGCGCGTTCCTGCAAGGCATCAACGTGAAGGACGGCGTGTTCGCGGGCGACGCGTTCGACTGGCTCACGCCGTTCAGCCTGCTGACCGGCCTCGGCCTGATCGTGACCTATGCGCTGCTCGGCTGCTGCTGGCTCGTCGCGAAGACGGAAGGCGACCTGCAACGGCGCCTCCATCGCGTCGTGTGGCCGCTGACGGTCGTGCTGCTCGGCTTCATCGCGGTAATCAGCCTGTGGACGCCGCTGCAGGATCCGGCCATCGCGCAGCGCTGGTTCGATTCGGGGCTGTTCTGGCGCCTGCTGCCGGTGCCGTTCCTGGTCGCCGGTTGCGCGGTGTGGATGCGCCGCGCGGTGCGTGCCCGGCATGACATGACCCCGTTCGTGCTCGCGCTGGCGCTCGTGCTGCTCGGCTACGTCGGTTTGCTCGTCACGCTGTTCCCGTACGCGATTCCTCAGACGATGACGATCTGGGAAGCCGCGGCGCCGCGTTCGAGCCAGACCTTCACGCTGGTCGGCGCAGCGGTTATCCTCCCGATCATCATCGCCTACACGACGATGGGTTACTGGGTATTCCGAGGCAAGGTGCGCCATGAAGACCAGCATTACTACCACCACTGA